Sequence from the Pseudomonadota bacterium genome:
GCGATTCTGCCTCCACATACTCAATGCTTATATTTAAAGTATTGGGCAGCCTGTATCCAGGATGTCCATTCAGTATTACATGATCTATGCTGTTTGTTATGCCTTCTAACAGCTTCTTTCTCAATGCCTCAACCTTGCCGTTCTCTGTTGCCATCTCCTCTTTTATCAATTCACATGCCTTGCCGAAGGCAGCAATACCGATCATGTTTTCTGTGCCCGCCCTTCTGCCGGCCTCCTGGTGCCCACCGTGAATAAGATTGTCTATATCAAGGCCTTCCTTTATATATAATGCCCCGACACCCTTTGGCGCATATACTTTGTGGCCCGAAAAACTCGCCAGATCTACATTCAATGTATTCACGTCAATTTCTATCTTTCCAATAGCCTGAACCATATCGGAGTGAAAAATGATCCCTTTTTCATGAACTATTTCACCGATTTCTTTAATCGGCAACAACGTTCCCGTTTCATTATTCGCATACATGACAGAAACCAGAATGGTATCATCCCGTATTGCCTTTTTTACATCTATCGGCTCAAGCCTTCCATGACCGTCAACAGGCAGGTAAGTAACTTCATATCCCTTTGTTTCAAGATATCTGCATGCGTTCAATACACCGGGATGTTCAACTTTTGTCGTAATAATATGCCGTCCCTGATCTTTTTTTGCATAGGCCGTGCCTTTGACAGCATGATTATCGCTTTCTGTTCCACAGCTTGTAAAAACAATTTCATCAGACTCGGAACTTATTAATCCTGCAACCTGCTCCTGCGCCCTGTCATAATACCCCCTGACTTCCATGCCTGCCCAGTGAA
This genomic interval carries:
- the nifS gene encoding cysteine desulfurase NifS, encoding MKRVYFDNNATTPIHPEVSEFVEPFWKKLFGNPSSLHWAGMEVRGYYDRAQEQVAGLISSESDEIVFTSCGTESDNHAVKGTAYAKKDQGRHIITTKVEHPGVLNACRYLETKGYEVTYLPVDGHGRLEPIDVKKAIRDDTILVSVMYANNETGTLLPIKEIGEIVHEKGIIFHSDMVQAIGKIEIDVNTLNVDLASFSGHKVYAPKGVGALYIKEGLDIDNLIHGGHQEAGRRAGTENMIGIAAFGKACELIKEEMATENGKVEALRKKLLEGITNSIDHVILNGHPGYRLPNTLNISIEYVEAESLLIALDFNGIAVSSGSACSSGSTEPSHVLLSMDIPPEVCQSAIRMSLGRENTKEDVDYVLSVMPGVVARLREMSPFYKK